The genome window CTGCTTTTGCGGCAGAAGTCGCGATGATGTGTTCGCGCGTCATTCGGACTGCACTGTACCGGGCAGGAATGGCCCCCTCCTCTGCTACGTGGAGAGTGGTCCGTTTCATTCAGAACAATGGCCCAGTCAGAATTTCTGACGTTGCCCGCCGCGAGCGGTCGACGATGGCTACAGTGTCCACACTCGTCAACCGCCTGGTCAAGCAGGGGCTGGTCAATAAGGAAAAAGATACTTCCGACGCACGCCAGTCGCTTCTGACAGTGACGCCTAAGGGGCGCAACTTGTGCAATGAGTGGCAGGATCGCTTGGGCGAAGCGGTGGCGGAAGATTTTGCGTCACTGTCGCTCGACGAACTGACAGTTCTGGCTGAAGCGCTCCCCGTGATGCGCAAGCTCGTCAGCGAAGGCGAGCGCTAATCCAAGCGCGAGCGCCCGGGCCCTTGCCTAGGGCCCGCCCTCAGGTACCGGCCGCACGTGGTGCTGTTCCACGTGGCGCGGGTCCATGTGGTGTAGTTCGGGGGATCCTACATCAATGACCGGTACACATCGAGGGTCCGCTGTGCGATCGTCGACCAGCTAAACGTCGTGACTGCCCTCTCACGCCCGGCCTTCGCCATCCGGCCCGCAAGGTCAGGGTCGCCGGCGATGCGGTTGACCGCACTGGCCAGCCCTTCTTCGAATGCGCCGATATCGTCGGCATCGTAGTGGACCAGTTCACCCGTCTCACCGTCATTGACAACCTCAGGGATACCTCCCACATCAGAGGCGACGACGGCGGTGTCACAGGCCATGGCCTCCAGGTTCACGATGCCCAAGGGCTCATAAATGGATGGGCACACGAAAACTGACGCGGCGCTGAGGATCTCCTGCAGCAAGTCATGGGGGAGCATATTGCGCACCCAGAACACGCCGTCGCGAGTGGACTTCAACTCCTCGACCAAGTTGGCGATCTCAGCCTCAATTTCCGGAGTATCCGGTGCACCTGCGCACAACACGAGCTGAATGTCCTCGTCGAAGCTGTGCGCGGCCTTCACCAGGTGGGCCACGCCCTTTTGCCGTGTGATTCGCCCCACGAAGGCGACAATCGGTTTATCTTCGGCAACACCCAGTTCAGCCAATATCGAGTGCTCAGCTTCAGCGAACGTCGGGCGCGGGCGCCAGAGCTTCGTGTCAATACCGTTGAGAACAACGTGAATGCGGTCCGGATCGATACGCGGATATGCATCCAGGATGGCGTCTTTCATCTTCCGCGAAACAGCGATAAGCCCATCGGCGTTTTCCATCGCGTTCTTCTCTGACCACGATGACACGTCATAGCCGCCGCCCAGCTGCTCACGCTTCCACGGCCGGTGCGGCTCAAGGGAGTGAGCCGTCGCTACGTGGGGAATACCCTTGAGCAGGCCGGTCAGATGCCCACCAAGCCCCGCGTACCACGTGTGTGAATGGACAACATCAATATCTGATGCCGACGCCAGGTTCGCCATCCGTAGCCCCGTCGACAAGGTTTTGAGGGCAGGGTTGGCGTCGGCAAGAGCATCATCGGAGTTGGACACGTACACATTGGCTTCGTCACGCGGCCCGCCCATGCAGTGAACATCGACATCGCACAGCTCGCGCAAATGCCGGGTGAGCTCAGCCACGTGGACACCGGCGCCACCGTAGATTTCCGGGGGATATTCTCGAGTCATCATCGCTACGCGCATGACTGTGAGCCTAGTCGGTCGGGGTGACACACTGCCCGCCGACAAAGGCGACGGGGGAGAGAACAGGGGTACTTGTCCAGCATAAATAGCGAGGACTGAATAAATTAGTACCCATGAGGAGCCAACCACACGTCCTATCCATTGTCCTCGCGGGCGGCGAAGGGAAGCGACTCTTCCCCTTCACGGCCGACCGTGCCAAGCCAGCTGTTCCTTTTGGGGGTTCATATCGTTTAATTGACTTTGTCTTATCGAACCTGGTCAACGCCGGGTACATGAAGGTTTGCGTCTTAACTCAATACAAATCTCACTCACTTGACCGGCACATTTCGCAATCGTGGCAACTCTCCGGATTAGCAGGTGAATACATCACCCCAGTGCCCGCCCAGCAGCGGCTCGGGAAACGGTGGTTCACAGGTTCAGCGGATGCCATTTTGCAATCGCTCAATCTCATTTACGACGAAGATCCTGAATACATCATCGTGTTCGGCGCGGACCACGTGTACCGCATGGATCCCGAACAGATGGTGAAGGAACATATCGAGTCGGGAGCGGCGTGTTCCGTCGCCGGAATTCGTGTGCCACGCAAAGAAGCAACCGCATTCGGCTGCATTCAAGCAGACGACGACGGCACGATTACCGAGTTCCTGGAGAAGCCAGCCGATCCGCCGGCTACCCCAGATGACCCCGACGTGACCTTCGCCTCCATGGGTAACTACGTCTTTACAACCCAGGCGTTAATCGATGCGCTGAAAGAGGATTCTGAAGACGAGAACTCGGCGCATGACATGGGCGGCAACATCATCCCGTATTTTGTGAACCGGGGCGAGGCGCACGTTCACGACTTCTCCCGCAATGTCGTGCCCGGGGAAACGGATCGTGACCACGGCTATTGGCGCGACGTCGGTACTGTCGACGCTTTCTATGAAGCTCATATGGACCTCATTAGCGTGTACCCCGTCTTCAACCTGTACAACCGCAAGTGGCCTATTCACACGTCCGACGACAGCAACTTACCGCCGGCGAAATTCGTCAAAGGCGGAATTGCGCAGTCCTCCATCGTGGCTGCAGGGTGCATTATTTCCGCTGGCACCGTGCGTAATTCAGTTCTCGGGCCGGGCGTTGTTGTCGAAGAAGGCGCCAGCGTCGAGGGCTGTGTCCTGATGGATGGCGTGCGCATTGGAAAAGGCGCTGTGGTTCGTCACGCCATTTTGGACAAGAACGTCCGCGTCGGAGATAACGCGCTCATTGGCGTGGATCGGGCTCGCGATTCTGAACGGTTCACGCTGTCCCAGGGCGGTGTCGTGTGTGTCCCGAAGAATTACGAACTCCACGGCGCTGACGAGGATTAATAGCCGACGCTAGCTCGTCGGTGCGTCTTCGTTCCGCGAGATCAGGACCATCCCGGCGCCCAGCGGTAGCCGGGAGAGGTAGATGTCCTCGCGCTCGCGGAGCGACTCGTCGAGGCGACGGGCCGCCGCGGTATCCCGATCCTTTCGTGCCGGATTCGCGATGGTGCCGTCGAGAAGAATATCCGCGAGGATAATCAGCCCGCCCGGTTCGAGCAGCTCGAGGGCCTCGTCGACGAGGGTTGATGCGTCGGCGGGGGCAATTTCGGCGTAGATCAGACTGTATGAGCGCGCTGCCAGGCGGGTCATGACCTCGAGCGGGCGCGAGGGGAGAAAACGGTATTGGTTGGAGCGAATGTTGGCCGCGGTGAATGCCTGGCGGGCAACCCGCTGGTGGATCGCTTCCGTGTCAATGCAGGTCACATGACCGTTCGGGCCCATTCCCGCGAGGATGGCCAAGCCTGAGACGCACGCGGAGGGGGAGACAACAACTGCCGACTTATCCCTGCAGTACGAGGAACTAATCGTCGTTAAAAACGACGCCGTGAGTTCGTCGGGAGCGGTGAGGCCGAGCTCGTCGGCGGCATCGCGCGCAAAGCCCATCGCGTCGGACTCGTCGGTGGTGGCGTTAATAAAGTCAGTCATCAGGTCAAGAGCAGAATCGGTCACGGTTATTCATGCTAGTGATAGAGACGGAGTAAAGGGTGTGGCTCGCCCATAACTGCGACAATGAAGCAGACATTCGTGGCTTTTACTGCGGAAATGATTTACAATTCCCCTCGTGACATGCCCCTCGCGGGTTCGTGATTTCAGTGGTTTCACCTTCACAGGAATTTCCCAGGCGGAATTCATGCTTCGGAAACGAATGCATGTGACAGTTAAATCATGACACCGGCGTCAGGCGCTTTTCACCGTTCCGAACGGAATACACCCACTCGCACGACCTCAGCTTCCACAATCGACCCACACAAAGGCGATGATGTAATGGCTAACCACCCTGCGGGGAGCGAACCTCGCACTGGTACCGCAGCATTCGATGCTGGATCGGGGGAAATGCCGAGCTGGAGTGAGCTTGTTTCGGAGCATGCGGATGGTGTGTACCGCCTCGCTCTTCGCCTGAGTGGTAATACGCACGACGCGGAAGATCTGACCCAGGAAACGTTCATGAGGGTTTTCCGGTCGCTCAAACGGTACAAGCCCGGAACTTTTGAGGGTTGGCTCCACCGGATCACAACCAATTTGTTCCTGGACATGGTGCGTCGACGTCAGACAATCCGGATGGAAGCGCTGCCTGAGAACTATGACGCAGTGCCTGGGACCCGGAACGACCCCGAGCAGTCCTATATCGACGCCAATATTGATCCGGAACTGCAAAAAGCCCTGGATTCGTTGCCGACCGATTACCGCGTAGCCGTCGTGTTGTGTGATGTTGTCGGCATGAGCTACGACGAAATTGCAGACACCTTAGGGATCAAAATGGGAACCGTGCGTAGCCGCATTCACCGTGGTCGTGCCCAGTTGAGGAAGAGTTTGCAGTCATCCGAAGGCATTTTGCACTACGTTGGGTAGAAAGAGATCATCGACGCACCCATTGTCGGAACATAACCTGACGGTGTCAGTGCTTCGTCGATAACTCGCGTGCTGAGCCTGGCCGGGCGAATTGTAGTGTGCAAGGGGTGATGTCCAATGGGCCGTTCGTCAAAGCCACGACAATTCTCTTCGATTGAGCATCTGTCAGAAGAAGCTGTGGCCGCATTTGTCGACGGCGAAATGCCCCCGCGAGCCCAACGTCGAGTTCTCCGCCACCTCGTGCATTGCGAAGAATGTCGACGCGATGTCAAAGCCCAGCGCGATGCGGCCCAGCGCATGAGGGAGGCAGCGAACGAACCCGTCCACATGTCGACGGAGCTGCTGCATAAGCTGGCCGCGATCCCGACCAACTGTGACCCGCAGAATCCGAGCGGATCACCGGCGAAGACCGAACACCATGGCCAGGGGAAGAAAGCTCAGGCCACTGGTGGCGGTCATGACACCGATTCCGACCGCCCTGATGTCTATGCAGCAGGCGACGAATTGAGCGACCTACGGCACGACAACGCGTTGAGTGCCGCGAAAAGTGCTGCCTTTGGGGTGATGCGCACCGTCGAGAACGGGGCAATGAGCGCCATAGACACGGTCGGTGAATACGCCGACCAGCTGCGATGCGCATGGAAAGACCGCAGTAACTCACCAAAACGCTGACATTAGAAGTCTCGCCGTCACTCCGTCGTCCCATTTGCCAAGCTCTGTACAATATCTGACGTGTTCTCAAGTATCGGTTGGATGGAAGTCATCATCATTGTGGTGGTGGGCTTCCTCATCATCGGCCCCGACCGTTTACCAGGCGTTATGAAGGAAATCCGCGCGGTCCGGCTGGCCATTAAAAACGCCGTCGCAGATGCGCGGAAACAAATCGACGGTGAACTAGGCGAGGATCTCCGAGAATTCAGCGAACCGATCAAAGAATTTAGCGAGCCCCTCCGACAATTCAATTCGTACCGATCAATGGGGGCGAAGGGATTCATCGCCAAAGCTCTCTTCGACGACGACACTACCGATCTTGATGCGACGAAAGACGCCATCGACAAGCCCCTGCAGACGATGAGGACAACAACCCCGCAGCGGGCCATCCAAGACTATTTCGCCGCTGACAAACCTTCTTCGACGAAAAATGCCGACGACGCTTCGTCGACGACGAAGTCTGCCGCGGGATCAAGCGCATCGGTCCCCTCAGTGGAAAAACACAACCAGGGGAGCGAAGGTAGTGACGCGGTGAGTTCCCACTCGGATTCACAGGGCCGTGATAGTGGACGGGGAACGGCAACAGGGGAGCCAGGAAAGGAACAATCCACCGACGCTAAGAAGCCGGTGTACGGCTCCTGGAGCGGGTTCGACGAAGTCCTCTAAAAGTGCCCGTTGCACCCCGCTACGGCGTCACTCCAAGGCCCAGCGACTTACCCGCCAAAGACGTCCGACGGTGAGTGAGCTGGTCCGCGATGGCATTCAGCGCCGCACCCGTTTCAGATTCCGGGGAAGAAATGGCGATCGGTTCGCCACCGTCGCCACCCTCGCGCAAAGCGGGATCAAGAGGAACCTGCCCCATCAGCGGCACCTTAGTCCCCGTAATCCGGGACAGCCGATCGGCGACAATCTCGCCGCCGCCCTCGCCGAAGATCTCGTTGTGTGAGCCATCGGGCATGACGAAGTAGCTCATATTCTCAATAACACCAGCGATGCGCTGCTGAGTCTGCTGCGAGATGGACCCCGCCCGCTCAGCGACTTCAGCCGCGGCCATCTGTGGCGTCGTCACAATGAGGAGTTCAGCATTCGGTATGAGCTGGGCGACGGTAATCGCAATGTCACCGGTGCCGGGGGGCAGGTCGAGAAGCAGAACATCGAGATCACCCCAAAAAACGTCGGCAAGGAACTGCTGGATAGCGCGGTGCAGCATCGGACCGCGCCACACGATAGGGGAGTTGCCCTCAATAAAGTGGCCGATGGAGATCATCTTGATGCCGTGTGCCTGCGGCGGCATGATCATGTCATCCACCTGGTACGGGCGGTCGTCCGACCCTAACATTCCGGGGATCGAGTGGCCGTAAATATCGGCATCAAGCACCCCGACATTCAGTCCCTTCGCGGCCAGCGCAGTGGCAATGTTGACGGTCATCGACGACTTACCGACGCCACCCTTGCCGGAGGCCACGGCATACACGCGCGTGTGACAATCAGGCTTACTAAACGGAATCTCCGGCTCATCGACGCCACCGCGGGCCTTCTTCCGCAACTCGCGGCGCTGCTCGTCGTTCATGACATCCGTGGTGACGGTGACGTTCCCAACACCCTCAATGCCCTCGATCGCCGCGCGAGAATCGTCGACAAGCTTGTTTTTCATGGGGCAACCGGCGATGGTGAGATAAATCTCCGCCGAAACATCAGCGCCGTCGATGGCGACCGATTTCACCATGCCTAAATCGGTGAGCGGCATGCCGATATCGGGGTCTTTGACTTGGGCTAATGCGTCGCGAACAGTGGATTCGGTGATAGTAGATTCAGATGCCATAACGCCACCATCCTACGACGACTCATTGTGTTGGCCGCTAGGGCTGTCCAATCCCGCGCGACGCTCATCATCGCCCATGTATTCCAGGTCCACCGGCGCATCCGCGGCAGCGTCATCCAGACGGCCCTCAATGCGCTGAAGGACTGTGGTGAGGTCCTCGAGCTCGTGCCGCAGGTAGTCGCGGGTCACGGTTTCTCCCAGGGCGATACGAACCCCGGCGAGCTCGCGTGCCAAGAATTCCGTATCCGCCTTTGTTTGGGCCGCACGGCGGCGGTCTTCGTTCAGCGTGACGCGGTCGCGGTCATCCTGGCGGTTCTGTGCCAACAAAATCAGGGGAGCTGCATAGGCCGCCTGCGTGGAAAAGGCGAGGTTGAGCAGGATGAATGGGTACGGGTCCCAGTTCCACCACATTCCGCCGATATTCAGGAGGATCCAGGCCGTCACGATGATGGTCTGCCAGCCTAAATACTTACCGGTTCCGAGGAAACGAGCAACCTTTTCCGCAGCAACGCCGACCGCATCACCATCCATCGACAGTAACGAGCGGCGCTTAGCGCGGACCGGAGTGTCCAGGTCAGTTCGAGCAAACGAATCAGCCATATAATAAGCCCCTCTCGTGGGTTAGTTTGAGTGAGAATTCCCTGCCGACGGACCCTGCGGAGTGGATCCCTGTTGGCGGTCGCGTCGTCGCTCACCAGCTTTCTTCACGATGACCGACCCCGCCTTCTGGGCACGAGAACTGCGGCCGGGGGCACCGTGCGCTCCAGCAGCGCGCCCCAACGTGCCAGCCTGGTGGCCCGATGATCCCGCCTCAGGGCGGATTTCCTGCTCACGCCACCCCTCGGGGAGGAGGTGATCCAGCAAATCGTCCACTGCGACGGCACCGAGCAGGTGATTGTCCTCATCAAGGACCGGACCACACACTAGGTTATAGGTTGCGAAGTAACGAGCAGCCGTCTCGTGGGTGTCGTCGGCAAAAAGTGGGGGAAGATCCGGATCCAGAATGCTGGAGACCAAGGTTGATGGTGCTTCACGCAGCAACTTCTGGATGTGAACCGTGCCCAAATACTTACCCGTCGGCGTTGCCTTCGGCGGGCGCACCACGTACACCATCGAGCTCAACGACGTCGACAAATCAGGGTTACGAGCATGAGCAAGAGCCTCTGCCACCGTGGCCTGCGGAGTCAAAATGATCGGCTCCGATGTCATCAAGCCACCCACGGTCTCCGGGGAGAAACTCATCAGACGGCGGACCGGCTCTGATTCCTCCGGATCCATCAACTCAAGGAGGACGTCGGCCTTATCATCAGGCATCTCGCCCAGGAGGTCCGCGGCGTCATCGGGATCCATTTCTTCCAACACGTCGGCGGCACGCTCGATGTCGAACGTTTCCAGGACGCCCATTTGTTCGTCCTCAGGGAGCTCCTGGAGGATATCGGCCAGACGGGCATCTTCCAGCTCAGAGGCCACATTATTTCGTATGGTGCTGGGAAGGTCATGCAGGATTTGAGCAATGTCGGCGGGGCGCATGTCGTCGAATTCCGCGAGGATTTCCGCCGTTGCATCAGCAGGACCCGCACCGGAGACGGATAAACCATGAACATGGTTCCACTCCACCACCGACAGGGGTGGCCGACGGCCGAACCGGTTGCGCTCCTTAGACACAGCCACGCGGCTGATGATCCAATCACGGGTACGTGACTTTTCAATCTCCACGTCCGCGATATCCACCGGTCGACCATGCAAATCCTCATGCTCAGGATCGTCAATGTGGATCTTGGAGCCCACTAACTCGGACATGACGCGCAATTCACCGGCGCGAGATTGGTACGGCCGAAGGTTGACAGAACCTGAAACAAGGGTGATTTCCCGCGGATCGATCGACGCGACGCGAAGCATAGGAACGAAGATCTGTCTGTTTTGCGCAGCAACTTGAACAACTAGGCCAATCGTGCGGGAAGCCATGCCACGGGGCCGGATGGTGACGACGATATCGCGGACGCGACCAATCGATTCACCATCGGGGCCAAGGACAACCATTCCCGCTAGGCGACCAGCAAAAACTCGATTCACGGCACTCACGTCCGACAGTGTACTGGGTGTTTACGTCATAGCCGTATTTCAGTAGGCTAAGGGCATGACTACACCCTCTGCCTCAGGTTTCGGTGCCACCTTGGGCGCACAAGGTTCCCAAGGGCTTCCTCAACGCCCCGAAGGATGGCCCATCGGTAGCTTCGAGGATTACGAATCTGCACAACACGCGGTGGATTCTCTCTCTGATGAGGAAGATTTCCCGGTGGACGACATCACCATCGTCGGTGTGAACTTGATGCAGGTTGAACGTGTCACATCACGCTTGTCATGGGGCAAGGTGCTCTCTGGCGGTGCGATTTCAGGCGCGTGGATGGGTGTTTTCTTCGGTCTCCTCGTCGGATTATTTACTAACGAGTTCCTCGGCCCTCTCGCATTGGGCGCTGCGATGGGTGCTCTTTTCGGCCTGATTTCCGTCGCTATTCCGTATGGTGCGATGAAGGGACGCCGTGATTTTGCGTCGACGACGCAGATCGTTGCGGGCCGATACGACGTTCTGAGTAAACCCCGGTCAGCACAACGTGGCCGCGAGATTTTGTCGCGCAAAAACTGGTCAAGCAGGAAGTAAGTAGCCCTCACAGCCACTTGTTTCGTCGGAAAATGAGCCACAACCCGACACACGCG of Corynebacterium kroppenstedtii DSM 44385 contains these proteins:
- a CDS encoding anti-sigma factor family protein; the encoded protein is MGRSSKPRQFSSIEHLSEEAVAAFVDGEMPPRAQRRVLRHLVHCEECRRDVKAQRDAAQRMREAANEPVHMSTELLHKLAAIPTNCDPQNPSGSPAKTEHHGQGKKAQATGGGHDTDSDRPDVYAAGDELSDLRHDNALSAAKSAAFGVMRTVENGAMSAIDTVGEYADQLRCAWKDRSNSPKR
- the sigE gene encoding RNA polymerase sigma factor SigE, translating into MTPASGAFHRSERNTPTRTTSASTIDPHKGDDVMANHPAGSEPRTGTAAFDAGSGEMPSWSELVSEHADGVYRLALRLSGNTHDAEDLTQETFMRVFRSLKRYKPGTFEGWLHRITTNLFLDMVRRRQTIRMEALPENYDAVPGTRNDPEQSYIDANIDPELQKALDSLPTDYRVAVVLCDVVGMSYDEIADTLGIKMGTVRSRIHRGRAQLRKSLQSSEGILHYVG
- the glgC gene encoding glucose-1-phosphate adenylyltransferase is translated as MRSQPHVLSIVLAGGEGKRLFPFTADRAKPAVPFGGSYRLIDFVLSNLVNAGYMKVCVLTQYKSHSLDRHISQSWQLSGLAGEYITPVPAQQRLGKRWFTGSADAILQSLNLIYDEDPEYIIVFGADHVYRMDPEQMVKEHIESGAACSVAGIRVPRKEATAFGCIQADDDGTITEFLEKPADPPATPDDPDVTFASMGNYVFTTQALIDALKEDSEDENSAHDMGGNIIPYFVNRGEAHVHDFSRNVVPGETDRDHGYWRDVGTVDAFYEAHMDLISVYPVFNLYNRKWPIHTSDDSNLPPAKFVKGGIAQSSIVAAGCIISAGTVRNSVLGPGVVVEEGASVEGCVLMDGVRIGKGAVVRHAILDKNVRVGDNALIGVDRARDSERFTLSQGGVVCVPKNYELHGADED
- a CDS encoding O-methyltransferase, which codes for MTDSALDLMTDFINATTDESDAMGFARDAADELGLTAPDELTASFLTTISSSYCRDKSAVVVSPSACVSGLAILAGMGPNGHVTCIDTEAIHQRVARQAFTAANIRSNQYRFLPSRPLEVMTRLAARSYSLIYAEIAPADASTLVDEALELLEPGGLIILADILLDGTIANPARKDRDTAAARRLDESLREREDIYLSRLPLGAGMVLISRNEDAPTS
- a CDS encoding DUF1003 domain-containing protein, with product MADSFARTDLDTPVRAKRRSLLSMDGDAVGVAAEKVARFLGTGKYLGWQTIIVTAWILLNIGGMWWNWDPYPFILLNLAFSTQAAYAAPLILLAQNRQDDRDRVTLNEDRRRAAQTKADTEFLARELAGVRIALGETVTRDYLRHELEDLTTVLQRIEGRLDDAAADAPVDLEYMGDDERRAGLDSPSGQHNESS
- a CDS encoding general stress protein gives rise to the protein MTTPSASGFGATLGAQGSQGLPQRPEGWPIGSFEDYESAQHAVDSLSDEEDFPVDDITIVGVNLMQVERVTSRLSWGKVLSGGAISGAWMGVFFGLLVGLFTNEFLGPLALGAAMGALFGLISVAIPYGAMKGRRDFASTTQIVAGRYDVLSKPRSAQRGREILSRKNWSSRK
- a CDS encoding magnesium transporter MgtE N-terminal domain-containing protein, whose product is MSAVNRVFAGRLAGMVVLGPDGESIGRVRDIVVTIRPRGMASRTIGLVVQVAAQNRQIFVPMLRVASIDPREITLVSGSVNLRPYQSRAGELRVMSELVGSKIHIDDPEHEDLHGRPVDIADVEIEKSRTRDWIISRVAVSKERNRFGRRPPLSVVEWNHVHGLSVSGAGPADATAEILAEFDDMRPADIAQILHDLPSTIRNNVASELEDARLADILQELPEDEQMGVLETFDIERAADVLEEMDPDDAADLLGEMPDDKADVLLELMDPEESEPVRRLMSFSPETVGGLMTSEPIILTPQATVAEALAHARNPDLSTSLSSMVYVVRPPKATPTGKYLGTVHIQKLLREAPSTLVSSILDPDLPPLFADDTHETAARYFATYNLVCGPVLDEDNHLLGAVAVDDLLDHLLPEGWREQEIRPEAGSSGHQAGTLGRAAGAHGAPGRSSRAQKAGSVIVKKAGERRRDRQQGSTPQGPSAGNSHSN
- the glgA gene encoding glycogen synthase → MRVAMMTREYPPEIYGGAGVHVAELTRHLRELCDVDVHCMGGPRDEANVYVSNSDDALADANPALKTLSTGLRMANLASASDIDVVHSHTWYAGLGGHLTGLLKGIPHVATAHSLEPHRPWKREQLGGGYDVSSWSEKNAMENADGLIAVSRKMKDAILDAYPRIDPDRIHVVLNGIDTKLWRPRPTFAEAEHSILAELGVAEDKPIVAFVGRITRQKGVAHLVKAAHSFDEDIQLVLCAGAPDTPEIEAEIANLVEELKSTRDGVFWVRNMLPHDLLQEILSAASVFVCPSIYEPLGIVNLEAMACDTAVVASDVGGIPEVVNDGETGELVHYDADDIGAFEEGLASAVNRIAGDPDLAGRMAKAGRERAVTTFSWSTIAQRTLDVYRSLM
- a CDS encoding Mrp/NBP35 family ATP-binding protein yields the protein MASESTITESTVRDALAQVKDPDIGMPLTDLGMVKSVAIDGADVSAEIYLTIAGCPMKNKLVDDSRAAIEGIEGVGNVTVTTDVMNDEQRRELRKKARGGVDEPEIPFSKPDCHTRVYAVASGKGGVGKSSMTVNIATALAAKGLNVGVLDADIYGHSIPGMLGSDDRPYQVDDMIMPPQAHGIKMISIGHFIEGNSPIVWRGPMLHRAIQQFLADVFWGDLDVLLLDLPPGTGDIAITVAQLIPNAELLIVTTPQMAAAEVAERAGSISQQTQQRIAGVIENMSYFVMPDGSHNEIFGEGGGEIVADRLSRITGTKVPLMGQVPLDPALREGGDGGEPIAISSPESETGAALNAIADQLTHRRTSLAGKSLGLGVTP
- a CDS encoding twin-arginine translocase TatA/TatE family subunit gives rise to the protein MFSSIGWMEVIIIVVVGFLIIGPDRLPGVMKEIRAVRLAIKNAVADARKQIDGELGEDLREFSEPIKEFSEPLRQFNSYRSMGAKGFIAKALFDDDTTDLDATKDAIDKPLQTMRTTTPQRAIQDYFAADKPSSTKNADDASSTTKSAAGSSASVPSVEKHNQGSEGSDAVSSHSDSQGRDSGRGTATGEPGKEQSTDAKKPVYGSWSGFDEVL